A stretch of DNA from Gemmatimonadota bacterium:
CCTCGACCGGCACGATCTCGTCCCGGAACAGCCCCTCGTCAATGGCGCGGATCGCCTTGCGCTGCGACTCCAGTGCGAACTCGTCCGCCGCCTCCCGCGTGATCCCCGCCTTCCACGCCGTGTACTCCGCGTGCCCGCCCATGTGGCACTCGCCGAACGAGCACCACAGCCCGTCATGGATCAGCCCGTCCACCACCTCCCGGCTGCCGAACCTTACGCCCTCGCGATAGCCCCGCAGGTAATAGGGCGCGTTGGACATGGACTCCATGCCCCCGGCCACGATCACGCGGGCGTCGCCCGCCCGAATCGCCTGTGCCGCCAGCATGACGGCCTGGAGCCCGGAGCCGCATACGCGGCTCACCGCCATGGCGCCCACGGTATCCGGCACGCCGCCGCGCAGCGCCGCCTGGCGCGCGGGCGCCTGGCCGAGCCCGGCGGAGACGACGTTGCCCAGGATGACGTCCTCGATATCGCTCCGCTCGATGCCGGAGCGCTCGAGCGCCGCGCGGATCGCAACCGCGCCCAGCTCTGTGGCCGGAACGGGCGCGAGCCCGCCCATGAACTTGCCGATCGGCGTTCGCGCGCCGCTGACAATGACGGCTGTGCGCCGCGCTTCAGACATCGGACCACCTCCTGCCTGGCGCTCTGCTGCGCCACTTTGCTGCCCCGAGCAGGGTCCGGCGGGGCGTAAGATAGTCCGGCTCCCCGGGGGCGGCTACCCCCCGGAACGCCCTGGCGCCAAGCGCAGTTCCCCGCCCACGAAGCGGAGCAACGCCCGCCCTGCCTCGCCCCAGATGCGGTCGCGGAGCAGCGCGCCCAGTGTGCGACGACGCAGCCCGCAGTACGTCTGCCGCCCAGCGACCAGGTCAGCGAGCGCGGCGCGTAGGTGCGGCCCGCGACGGCATGCCTGCAGCAGCGCATCCGTGAAGCCCGGCTGGTAGAACCGCCCCGCGTAGCGGCTGGCAGCCCGCAACTCTCCCAGCACCTCGCGCGCCAGCCGGCGCGGGTACGCCGCCAGCGAGCCGTACTCGAGCAATGCGCGGGCCGCCAGCTCCCCCGAGCGCAACGCGTGGTGGATCCCTTCCCCGGTGATCGGGTCCACCAGCCCCGCCGCGTCCCCGCAGAGCGCCCACTCCGCGGCGCCGAAACGCGCCGGCGCCCGGCAGTCCTCCGGCCGGAGCAGCGGGATGGGGTGCCCGTATTCCGGGTGCGCGGCCGAGCCCTCGCGACTGGCGAAGTAGCTCAGCAGCGCTTCTTCCAGACCTGCCCGCGCCCGCTCCCCTTCCAGGTCACAAACCCCCACCGAGCAGCTCTCGCCGCGCGGGAACTCCCAGACGTACCCGACGAGTCCGGGCAGGAACCGGACAATCAGCTCCGTATCCGCATCCCTGGCAATAGGCACGAAGCGGCCGCGCGTCGGGAGCTGGCGCGGCTGGAGCGCCGGGGAAAGCAGGCGGCGCACACGCGAGGATGCGCCGTCCGCGCCAATCAGGAAGGCGACGTCGTAGGCCACACCTTCGTCGTCCAGAAGCCGGAATCCCCCGGCGCGCCGCATGACCTCGTGCACGCGTCGCGCCACCCGGACAGCACCCGCGGCAGTAGCGCGCTCGAGCTGGAAGCACGCCAGCTCGCGCCGATCCACCAGCAGCAGCGGCTCGGCAGGCTGCACGTCCAGCCCACCGGCCGCCGGCGCCTCGAAGCGCGCCTCGCGGATCCAGCGGCCGTTCCGCCCCAGCTCCCTGAGCTCCGGGAAATGGTCGAACGCGTGGGCGGGGATGCCGCCGCCGCACGGCTTCTCCCAGGGTGCGCGCGGGTCGAACAGCAGCACCTCGAAGCCGCCGGCCGCCAGCAGTTCCGCGGCACGCGCGCCCGCCGGCCCCGCGCCTACCACCGCCACCCTGCCCCGCCTCACGGCTCCTCCACCAGCCTGGGCCGCTCCTCGCCGCGCGCCAGATACCCCCACGGCACGCGGGGGTCGTGCTCGAAGATCAGCAGCCAGCACTCGGCCTCCGCCCGCGCCAGCAGCGAGC
This window harbors:
- a CDS encoding acetyl-CoA C-acyltransferase, which codes for MSEARRTAVIVSGARTPIGKFMGGLAPVPATELGAVAIRAALERSGIERSDIEDVILGNVVSAGLGQAPARQAALRGGVPDTVGAMAVSRVCGSGLQAVMLAAQAIRAGDARVIVAGGMESMSNAPYYLRGYREGVRFGSREVVDGLIHDGLWCSFGECHMGGHAEYTAWKAGITREAADEFALESQRKAIRAIDEGLFRDEIVPVE
- a CDS encoding NAD(P)/FAD-dependent oxidoreductase; this encodes MRRGRVAVVGAGPAGARAAELLAAGGFEVLLFDPRAPWEKPCGGGIPAHAFDHFPELRELGRNGRWIREARFEAPAAGGLDVQPAEPLLLVDRRELACFQLERATAAGAVRVARRVHEVMRRAGGFRLLDDEGVAYDVAFLIGADGASSRVRRLLSPALQPRQLPTRGRFVPIARDADTELIVRFLPGLVGYVWEFPRGESCSVGVCDLEGERARAGLEEALLSYFASREGSAAHPEYGHPIPLLRPEDCRAPARFGAAEWALCGDAAGLVDPITGEGIHHALRSGELAARALLEYGSLAAYPRRLAREVLGELRAASRYAGRFYQPGFTDALLQACRRGPHLRAALADLVAGRQTYCGLRRRTLGALLRDRIWGEAGRALLRFVGGELRLAPGRSGG